A genomic region of Rhodococcus oxybenzonivorans contains the following coding sequences:
- the mihF gene encoding integration host factor, actinobacterial type translates to MLDDTFGSSHARGNEVVPSPWQATARKARTELLSAVKAGDLTVSDVLAKAETDEIVKKTKVSALVKALPGVGKVRATQILEELAIADTRRIGGLGTNQRQALLDITA, encoded by the coding sequence ATGCTCGATGACACCTTCGGGTCGTCCCATGCTCGTGGCAACGAGGTGGTCCCATCACCCTGGCAAGCGACAGCGCGGAAAGCACGGACCGAACTGCTGTCCGCGGTAAAGGCCGGTGACCTCACTGTTTCCGATGTCCTCGCGAAGGCGGAGACGGACGAAATAGTCAAGAAGACCAAGGTGTCGGCGTTGGTCAAAGCCCTGCCTGGCGTCGGGAAGGTACGGGCAACGCAAATCCTCGAGGAGCTGGCGATCGCCGACACGCGCCGGATCGGTGGACTGGGTACGAATCAGCGTCAAGCACTCCTCGACATCACCGCCTGA
- a CDS encoding histone-like nucleoid-structuring protein Lsr2: MARKTVVELVDDLDGSVIEAGEGEHITFSVNGVDYEIDLKTKNAREFLKTMDFYIEHATKVGGEKRRPGTKAGSARARSRAREVREWAAASGYEVSARGRIPADVQEAFDAAH; this comes from the coding sequence GTGGCGCGGAAAACGGTCGTGGAGCTGGTCGACGACCTCGACGGCAGTGTCATCGAGGCCGGCGAGGGCGAGCACATCACGTTCTCGGTGAATGGTGTCGACTACGAGATCGACCTGAAGACGAAGAACGCCCGCGAATTCCTCAAGACGATGGACTTCTACATCGAACATGCCACCAAGGTCGGCGGCGAGAAGCGCCGTCCCGGCACCAAAGCGGGCTCGGCGCGGGCCCGGTCGCGGGCCCGGGAGGTGCGGGAGTGGGCGGCCGCGAGTGGCTATGAAGTGTCTGCACGCGGCCGGATCCCCGCCGACGTCCAGGAAGCGTTCGACGCAGCGCACTGA
- a CDS encoding ATP-dependent DNA ligase has translation MLATLGAPPEGESSGSWAAEIKYDGCRLLASAGGHGDPVLWSRNLNVVTSSYPELVEALAATFGGRRRVVLDGEVVALGADGRPSFGRLQRRMNVVRPSAVLRRQVTVNFFAFDLLVLDGKDLMSAPYLDRRAALAELVPAHGAGLPVQAPPHWLGLSADTMLGVARETQMEGCVFKKISSIYLPGRRTRSWVKTLVRQRISAVVISWIPGGGPQRTVVGSLVLGAYDREGVLVHIGQVGTGFTVSMRRQLRDQLEQLDQPPYCLVNHADAPRDVSWVEPRVVVDVEFREFSKAGGLRHSSYKGRRSDIAPEAQNAIYCRSCDITHRAKVTFLPVAA, from the coding sequence ATGTTGGCGACCCTGGGCGCACCGCCCGAGGGTGAATCGAGCGGGTCGTGGGCGGCGGAGATCAAGTACGACGGCTGCCGACTGCTGGCATCGGCCGGGGGCCACGGCGATCCGGTTCTGTGGTCCCGAAACTTGAACGTGGTGACGTCGTCGTATCCGGAACTGGTCGAGGCCCTGGCCGCCACTTTCGGTGGCCGCCGAAGGGTGGTGCTCGACGGGGAGGTCGTCGCGTTGGGAGCCGATGGGCGGCCCTCGTTCGGCCGTCTGCAACGCCGCATGAACGTGGTGCGCCCATCGGCGGTGCTGCGCCGCCAGGTCACCGTCAATTTCTTCGCGTTCGACCTGCTTGTACTCGACGGCAAGGATCTGATGTCCGCGCCGTATCTCGATCGAAGGGCAGCGCTCGCCGAGCTCGTCCCCGCCCACGGTGCGGGTCTGCCGGTGCAAGCACCTCCGCATTGGCTCGGACTGAGCGCGGACACCATGCTCGGCGTGGCCCGCGAAACCCAGATGGAGGGGTGCGTTTTCAAGAAAATCTCATCAATCTATCTGCCCGGCAGGCGGACCCGGTCATGGGTGAAAACACTCGTCAGACAGAGAATTTCGGCCGTCGTCATCAGCTGGATCCCTGGCGGTGGGCCGCAGCGGACCGTAGTCGGCTCTCTCGTCCTGGGCGCCTATGACCGCGAGGGCGTTCTGGTCCATATCGGTCAGGTCGGCACTGGATTTACTGTCTCGATGCGCCGGCAACTGCGCGACCAACTCGAGCAGCTCGACCAGCCCCCTTACTGTCTCGTCAACCATGCCGACGCCCCTCGTGATGTGTCTTGGGTCGAGCCTCGGGTGGTCGTCGACGTCGAGTTCCGCGAGTTCAGCAAGGCCGGCGGTCTGAGACACTCCTCCTACAAAGGCCGCCGATCGGATATCGCGCCGGAGGCGCAAAATGCGATTTATTGCCGTAGCTGCGACATCACGCATCGCGCAAAGGTGACGTTTCTGCCCGTCGCCGCTTAG
- a CDS encoding cold-shock protein codes for MAQGIVKWFNGEKGFGFIAPDDGTADVFVHYSEISGSGYKSLEENQRVEFEVGQGQKGPQATNVRAV; via the coding sequence ATGGCTCAGGGCATTGTGAAGTGGTTCAACGGTGAGAAGGGCTTCGGTTTCATCGCACCCGACGACGGAACTGCGGACGTCTTCGTGCACTACTCGGAAATCTCGGGCAGCGGCTACAAGTCGCTCGAGGAGAACCAGCGGGTGGAGTTCGAGGTGGGCCAGGGGCAGAAGGGCCCGCAGGCCACGAATGTGCGGGCTGTCTAG